In Nitrospira sp., a single genomic region encodes these proteins:
- a CDS encoding glycosyltransferase family 4 protein: MNARPRLLYLITEDWYFWSHRLDLARAAVTAGFDVALATRVTDHEARILREGFRLFPIRLFRRSKNPLAELLSLVELLALYRRERPAIVHHVGLKPILYGSLAARVAAVPTVVNAFAGLGYLFTDEARQGGLLNKTLGLALRAALKSVASTVIFQNHDDRDLLVMKRVVTRKQSRIIPGSGVDVTAFNLRPPSGEEAIVMLASRMLWDKGIAEFVEAARRLKREGVSARFVLVGRCDEHNPAAIPVDMIRRWVDGGLVEWWGHQEDMPATLALATIAVLPSYREGLPKSLLEAAACGKPLVATDVPGCRDILIHGVTGLLVPPQDSAALAAAIQALLDDPSLRTAMGAAARELVVRSFSVEKVTGQMIRLYRELLASQGVGAPAGVP, encoded by the coding sequence ATGAACGCTCGTCCGCGGCTGTTGTACCTCATCACTGAGGATTGGTATTTCTGGTCTCACCGTCTGGACCTTGCCCGCGCGGCGGTCACGGCCGGGTTCGACGTTGCCCTGGCCACCCGCGTGACCGATCACGAAGCGCGGATCCTGCGGGAAGGGTTTCGTCTGTTTCCGATCCGATTGTTCCGCCGCAGCAAGAATCCCCTGGCCGAGCTTCTGTCCCTCGTGGAGTTGCTGGCGCTCTACCGGCGCGAGCGGCCCGCCATCGTCCATCACGTGGGGCTGAAGCCGATTCTGTACGGGTCGCTCGCCGCCCGGGTCGCCGCCGTCCCGACCGTGGTGAATGCCTTCGCCGGACTCGGCTACCTCTTCACGGATGAGGCTCGTCAGGGCGGGCTACTGAATAAGACGTTGGGTCTCGCGTTGCGCGCGGCGCTGAAATCCGTCGCTTCGACCGTGATCTTCCAGAATCACGACGATCGCGATCTGCTCGTCATGAAACGGGTGGTCACGCGGAAGCAAAGCCGGATCATTCCGGGATCGGGGGTGGACGTGACGGCGTTCAATCTGCGCCCGCCGTCCGGCGAGGAGGCGATCGTCATGCTGGCGTCCCGTATGCTGTGGGATAAGGGAATCGCAGAATTCGTCGAAGCAGCCCGCCGGCTCAAGCGGGAAGGTGTCTCGGCGCGTTTCGTGCTGGTCGGGCGCTGCGATGAACACAATCCGGCCGCCATTCCGGTTGACATGATTCGACGATGGGTCGATGGCGGCCTGGTCGAATGGTGGGGACATCAGGAAGACATGCCTGCCACCCTGGCCCTCGCGACGATCGCCGTGTTGCCGTCGTATCGGGAAGGCCTTCCGAAGAGTCTCCTGGAGGCCGCGGCTTGCGGGAAGCCTCTGGTGGCGACGGATGTGCCGGGCTGCCGCGACATTCTCATCCACGGAGTGACGGGTCTGCTGGTTCCACCGCAAGATTCCGCGGCGCTGGCCGCGGCGATTCAGGCGCTGCTCGATGATCCCTCGCTACGAACGGCGATGGGTGCGGCGGCGCGCGAACTGGTCGTTCGGTCGTTCTCAGTCGAAAAAGTGACGGGGCAGATGATCCGGCTGTACCGGGAACTGTTGGCCTCGCAGGGGGTGGGAGCGCCGGCGGGGGTTCCGTGA
- a CDS encoding glycosyltransferase family 4 protein, protein MMGFLVFAVVGTLAWWITGRLAHEASFLRSLDHPNERSLHSEPTPRSGGIAILASILIGMALAAAGYALMPQSKGFLPKGFASASVWIVGSIALVTVVSFLDDRGGLPVWVRFGAQALAAMIVVWGVGLRLSSVPIPGVGTVALGWVAVPISILFLLWMTNLYNFMDGMDGFAGGMTVIGFGFLAFFGWRAGHPFMLLATLVVAASATGFLIHNFPPAHIFMGDIGSITLGFAAGALMLLGVRDRLFDIWVPLLIFSPFILDATVTLLRRAWRGARIWEGHREHYYQRLVLSGWSHRRSVLVEYGLMVWCGGLAIAYRSATDRWRVAILLVWMATFAGLAWAVHRRESRADAGRG, encoded by the coding sequence ATGATGGGGTTCTTGGTCTTCGCGGTCGTCGGCACCTTGGCGTGGTGGATCACCGGCCGTCTGGCGCATGAAGCTTCATTTCTCCGCTCGCTGGATCATCCCAACGAACGGTCCTTGCACAGCGAACCGACTCCCCGCTCCGGAGGCATCGCCATTTTAGCCAGCATTCTGATCGGGATGGCCTTGGCCGCTGCCGGCTATGCCTTGATGCCGCAGTCGAAGGGATTTCTCCCGAAGGGATTTGCCTCTGCCAGTGTATGGATCGTCGGATCGATCGCCCTCGTGACCGTCGTCTCTTTTTTGGACGATCGCGGCGGTCTGCCGGTCTGGGTCCGCTTCGGGGCGCAGGCGCTCGCGGCGATGATCGTGGTGTGGGGTGTCGGGCTCAGACTGTCCTCCGTACCGATCCCAGGCGTCGGGACCGTGGCGCTGGGTTGGGTTGCCGTACCAATAAGCATCTTGTTTCTCCTTTGGATGACCAACCTTTACAACTTCATGGACGGCATGGATGGATTTGCCGGCGGCATGACCGTCATTGGGTTCGGGTTCCTCGCCTTCTTCGGCTGGAGGGCCGGGCATCCGTTCATGCTGCTGGCAACGTTGGTCGTCGCGGCGAGCGCAACCGGATTTCTGATTCATAATTTCCCGCCGGCTCACATATTTATGGGTGATATTGGAAGTATTACACTAGGGTTTGCCGCAGGCGCCCTCATGTTGCTTGGTGTGCGAGACCGGCTGTTCGACATCTGGGTGCCTCTGTTGATCTTTTCCCCGTTCATCCTCGACGCGACGGTCACCCTGTTGCGGCGCGCTTGGCGCGGCGCGCGCATCTGGGAGGGGCATCGGGAACATTATTATCAACGCCTGGTTCTCTCCGGGTGGAGCCATCGACGGTCGGTTCTCGTAGAGTATGGGCTCATGGTCTGGTGCGGAGGGTTGGCCATCGCCTATCGGAGCGCGACCGATCGATGGCGGGTGGCGATCTTGCTCGTCTGGATGGCGACGTTTGCCGGTCTGGCCTGGGCGGTCCACCGACGAGAATCGCGGGCGGACGCCGGGAGAGGATGA
- a CDS encoding NAD-dependent epimerase/dehydratase family protein has product MTRVLVTGAGGFLGRALAEDLLRSGQRVRALVRRPTLARELPDVETVVGDVRDPRCAGQAARGCDAIVHLAGLVHAADDMSVTEADYRSVNVDGTKYLLDAAVAADVPRFLFASSVKVFGETTGGCVDERAPPDPHTSYARSKWAAEQVVAAAAVPGRMVTVSLRLPLVYGQTAKGNLYRMIDAIDRGRFPPLPRVQAVRSLLSVKNFVLAVRALLQAKETSRPCYVATDEAPYSVTEIYDLLRRGLGLRPPSWRVPLSVLTFAGACGDLLQLCARRPLPLTSATLVKLIGQAWYSPDALMREMGYRPSDRFEAAVPDLIRHYRQSRS; this is encoded by the coding sequence GTGACCAGGGTGCTTGTGACGGGGGCGGGGGGATTTCTCGGCCGCGCTCTCGCTGAGGACCTCCTCCGATCCGGCCAGCGCGTTCGGGCCCTGGTGCGGCGGCCGACGCTTGCGCGGGAGCTTCCTGACGTCGAAACCGTCGTCGGCGATGTTCGCGACCCGCGTTGCGCCGGACAGGCGGCGCGCGGATGCGACGCGATCGTGCATCTGGCCGGCCTGGTCCATGCGGCGGATGACATGTCCGTGACGGAAGCGGACTACCGATCGGTCAATGTGGACGGCACCAAGTATCTGTTGGACGCGGCCGTTGCCGCCGACGTCCCCCGGTTTCTCTTCGCGAGCTCGGTGAAGGTGTTCGGCGAAACGACGGGCGGCTGCGTTGACGAGCGGGCGCCTCCCGATCCGCACACTTCGTACGCGCGCTCCAAGTGGGCGGCGGAGCAGGTGGTGGCGGCCGCCGCGGTGCCGGGGCGCATGGTCACGGTGTCGCTGCGCCTGCCTCTCGTCTATGGTCAGACTGCCAAGGGCAATCTCTATCGCATGATCGACGCGATCGACCGCGGCCGGTTTCCTCCGCTCCCTCGGGTACAGGCCGTCCGCAGCCTGCTCAGCGTGAAAAACTTCGTGCTCGCGGTGCGCGCACTGCTGCAGGCGAAAGAGACGTCACGGCCCTGTTACGTGGCCACGGACGAAGCGCCCTACTCCGTGACCGAGATCTACGATCTGCTGCGGCGTGGATTGGGTCTGCGCCCTCCGAGCTGGCGGGTCCCGCTCTCGGTCCTGACGTTCGCGGGCGCCTGCGGCGATCTCCTCCAGCTGTGCGCGAGGCGGCCTCTGCCGCTGACCTCCGCGACGCTTGTGAAACTCATCGGTCAGGCCTGGTATAGTCCTGACGCGCTCATGCGGGAGATGGGGTACCGGCCGTCCGACAGGTTCGAGGCCGCGGTGCCTGACCTCATTCGGCATTATCGGCAGTCACGCTCATGA